A window of Xylophilus sp. GW821-FHT01B05 contains these coding sequences:
- a CDS encoding EAL domain-containing protein gives MKPNPAHGHWRLAGSRLYGGMAALAGVPALAAATSQTTSAPTLAMPALLFLLQALAAGVAGWIAVSRARAGILVAVFSVVAAGALLAAAAQVAGPGPAAEAFWVLARIAEIAVVGAVCGGGWRQRQWPWAAGLAAALLLLAGWYEWRASLGYAALAAAVLRIGAYVLLGRALPAREALPPIGAQLPHGVVFQLVVDAQGHPHVSYVSPSIARVNGLRVADVYRDPSLWFSQVQPEDRADLRARCTSAQQQQQALDALVRIMRPDGVLRWMRISAASSTDRQGRTIWDGLQLDVTERRQAALRALETDDQWLAVLRRLPGGITRFDASLRIRFINETHAHWYGRSVADMLGRSLADILPPERYARLEPQLQQALAGDTVVFENQVQLAPGDVRYRHNTMVPERGSDGSVLGVLSFVIDITEQKQTELALADQQSRLHSLFAAIPDMLFSKDRDSVYTSCNQLFADFIGRTPQQVVGLTDYDMPISALADNARVEDRHVMESGEALRSESQVALPGAGSPIFFETIKAPLRDAAGTVVGVVGVARDVTERKRAEREIEQLAFYDALTALPNRRRLLPQLEEAAWVAAAAGSHGAVLLVNLDHFKNLNDVLGHEAGEQLLQLAAQRLREGVPASQVVAHVGGDEFALVLDALGGDAAQAAQAAQKLAVVLLDLLSRPFDLAGRRHYGSASIGIRLFSQPALPAEELLQQAGLAVGHAKQEGRNTQRFFDPSMQQALNASAALEADLHDALALQQFLLHYQPVVDMQGHMVGAEALLRWRHPVRGMVGPGAFIGLAEDNGLILPLGGWVLRAACEQLVAWSGDAVMRHWYLAVNVSARQFRHPDFLTQVDAVLNATGADPRRLKLELTETVLLRDTDETLDKLALLKARGMGLSLDDFGTGFSSLGYLRRLPLDQLKIDQSFVRDMLADANGAAIVRTILALAESLGLDVVAEGVETDEQRDFLMRSGCRAYQGYLFARPMPVDEMERSWRERP, from the coding sequence ATGAAACCCAACCCTGCCCATGGTCACTGGCGGTTGGCTGGTTCGCGGCTGTACGGTGGCATGGCAGCCCTTGCCGGTGTGCCCGCGCTGGCCGCAGCGACTTCACAGACCACCTCCGCCCCCACACTCGCGATGCCGGCACTGCTGTTTCTTTTGCAGGCCTTGGCGGCGGGCGTTGCGGGCTGGATTGCCGTCTCCCGGGCGCGGGCTGGCATCCTGGTGGCGGTCTTCTCGGTGGTGGCTGCGGGCGCGCTGCTGGCGGCGGCAGCCCAGGTGGCAGGGCCGGGGCCTGCCGCCGAAGCTTTTTGGGTACTTGCCCGTATCGCTGAGATCGCCGTCGTGGGTGCTGTGTGTGGGGGCGGATGGCGCCAGCGGCAGTGGCCATGGGCGGCCGGGCTGGCCGCTGCGCTGTTGCTGCTGGCCGGCTGGTACGAATGGCGTGCGAGCTTGGGTTACGCGGCCCTTGCGGCTGCAGTGTTGCGCATAGGTGCCTATGTGTTGCTGGGGCGCGCGCTGCCCGCGCGGGAGGCACTGCCGCCGATAGGCGCGCAACTGCCGCATGGCGTGGTGTTTCAGCTTGTCGTCGATGCGCAGGGACACCCGCACGTGTCCTACGTAAGCCCATCGATAGCGCGCGTCAATGGCTTGCGGGTGGCTGACGTGTACCGAGATCCGTCGCTGTGGTTCTCCCAGGTGCAGCCCGAGGACCGGGCCGATTTGCGGGCGCGCTGCACCAGCGCACAACAACAGCAGCAGGCACTGGACGCCTTGGTGCGAATCATGCGGCCAGACGGCGTGTTGCGCTGGATGCGGATCAGTGCAGCCAGCAGCACTGATCGCCAGGGACGCACCATCTGGGACGGCCTGCAGCTTGATGTCACCGAGCGCCGGCAAGCCGCACTGCGGGCGCTGGAAACCGATGACCAGTGGCTGGCCGTGCTGCGCCGGCTGCCGGGCGGCATCACCCGCTTTGATGCATCGCTGCGCATCCGCTTCATCAACGAAACCCATGCGCACTGGTATGGCCGCTCGGTCGCCGACATGCTGGGCCGCAGCCTGGCCGATATCCTGCCGCCTGAACGCTATGCGCGCCTGGAGCCGCAGTTGCAGCAGGCGCTGGCTGGCGATACGGTGGTCTTCGAGAACCAGGTCCAGCTGGCGCCTGGCGATGTGCGCTACCGCCACAACACCATGGTGCCCGAGCGCGGCAGCGACGGCAGTGTGCTGGGCGTGCTGTCCTTCGTGATCGACATCACCGAGCAGAAGCAGACCGAGCTGGCGCTGGCCGATCAACAGTCGCGCCTGCACAGCCTGTTCGCGGCGATTCCAGACATGCTGTTTTCCAAGGACCGCGACAGCGTCTACACCTCTTGCAACCAGCTGTTTGCCGACTTTATCGGGCGCACGCCGCAGCAGGTGGTGGGCTTGACCGACTACGACATGCCGATCTCTGCGCTGGCAGACAACGCTCGCGTGGAGGACCGCCATGTGATGGAGTCCGGCGAGGCGCTGCGTTCTGAAAGCCAGGTGGCCTTGCCTGGGGCGGGCAGTCCGATTTTTTTCGAAACCATCAAGGCGCCATTGCGCGATGCCGCCGGCACCGTGGTGGGGGTGGTCGGTGTGGCGCGCGACGTCACCGAGCGCAAGCGCGCCGAGCGCGAGATCGAGCAACTGGCGTTCTACGACGCATTGACGGCGCTGCCCAATCGCCGCCGCCTGTTGCCGCAACTGGAAGAGGCCGCCTGGGTAGCGGCTGCCGCGGGCAGCCATGGGGCCGTGCTGCTGGTCAACCTCGACCATTTCAAGAACCTCAACGACGTGCTGGGCCATGAGGCGGGCGAGCAGTTGCTGCAACTGGCCGCACAGCGCCTGCGGGAGGGCGTGCCGGCCTCGCAGGTCGTGGCGCATGTGGGCGGGGACGAGTTCGCGCTGGTGCTCGATGCCTTGGGTGGCGACGCCGCACAGGCGGCACAGGCGGCGCAGAAACTGGCCGTGGTGCTGCTGGACCTGCTGAGCCGGCCCTTTGACCTGGCGGGGCGCCGCCACTATGGCTCGGCCAGCATCGGCATTCGACTGTTCAGCCAGCCGGCCTTGCCTGCAGAGGAACTGCTGCAGCAAGCGGGCCTGGCCGTGGGCCACGCCAAGCAGGAGGGGCGCAACACCCAGCGCTTCTTCGACCCGTCCATGCAGCAGGCGCTCAATGCCAGCGCCGCCCTGGAGGCCGATCTGCACGACGCCTTGGCCTTGCAGCAGTTCTTGCTGCACTACCAGCCAGTGGTCGACATGCAAGGCCATATGGTGGGGGCCGAGGCGCTGCTGCGCTGGCGGCACCCGGTGCGCGGCATGGTCGGCCCGGGCGCCTTTATTGGCCTGGCCGAGGACAACGGACTGATCCTGCCGCTTGGCGGCTGGGTGTTGCGCGCGGCCTGCGAGCAACTGGTGGCCTGGTCGGGCGATGCGGTCATGCGCCACTGGTACCTGGCCGTCAACGTCAGCGCGCGGCAGTTCCGCCACCCGGATTTCCTGACGCAGGTGGATGCGGTGCTCAACGCCACCGGTGCCGACCCGCGCCGGCTCAAGCTGGAGCTGACCGAAACCGTGCTGCTGCGCGACACCGACGAGACGCTGGACAAGCTGGCCCTGCTCAAGGCGCGCGGCATGGGCTTGTCGCTGGACGACTTTGGCACCGGCTTCTCGTCACTCGGCTACCTGCGGCGGCTGCCGCTGGACCAGCTCAAGATCGACCAGTCCTTTGTGCGCGACATGCTGGCCGACGCCAACGGCGCGGCCATCGTGCGCACCATCCTCGCGCTGGCCGAAAGCCTGGGCCTGGACGTGGTGGCCGAAGGCGTGGAAACCGACGAGCAGCGCGATTTCCTGATGCGCAGCGGCTGCCGCGCCTACCAGGGCTACCTGTTTGCACGGCCCATGCCGGTCGATGAAATGGAGCGCAGCTGGAGGGAGAGGCCATGA
- a CDS encoding DUF6587 family protein — MGQEIVVAVVVAIAALYATWYWMPARWRQRLALRLATNVQRLGVRQAGAERVAQAVGAAPGCSSCESCGSCATPKDGPPGAADLPGAEPVRIVRRR, encoded by the coding sequence ATGGGACAGGAAATCGTCGTTGCCGTCGTCGTTGCCATTGCCGCCTTGTACGCCACTTGGTACTGGATGCCTGCGCGTTGGCGCCAGCGCCTGGCATTGCGCTTGGCCACCAATGTGCAGCGTCTAGGGGTTCGGCAGGCGGGTGCCGAGCGTGTGGCGCAGGCGGTGGGGGCGGCGCCGGGCTGCAGTTCCTGCGAGAGCTGCGGCAGTTGTGCTACGCCAAAGGACGGCCCGCCCGGGGCCGCCGATCTGCCGGGCGCAGAGCCGGTCCGGATCGTGCGCCGCCGCTGA
- the feoB gene encoding ferrous iron transport protein B → MSAALSTPLRVALLGNPNCGKTALFNLLTGSRAKVANYAGVTVERRVGRVRTPSGRRVDVLDLPGAYSLNPLSADEAITRDIVTGQRAGEPLPDLLVCVTDATNLRLNLRLVLEARKLGIPMLVALNMSDEARRQGIVVDAQALGRELGLPVVETVGVKTDGAAALVAALESHMPGVAGLPVEWKAPAFDEVLDTQKEVRRILSVAVREPERALQRDDVIDRVVLHPLWGLVVLAVLLFLMFQAVFTWAEVPMNAIEGVTTAVGEFVKAHLPDGVLQSLLVDGIIAGVGGVLVFLPQILILFFFILALEDSGYLPRAAFLLDRLMGTVGLSGRSFIPLLSSFACAIPGVMATRTITNWRDRLVTIMIAPLMTCSARLPVYALLIAAFVPARSIGIFNLQGLVLFALYLGGIVSAMGVAWVFKWLRGGASRAPLMMELPSYRWPHPRQLAIGLWERARIFVRRVGTMILALTVLLWFFSSFPSPPAGATGPAIQYSLAGMIGRALEVVFSPIGFNWQICIALVPGLAAREVAVGALGTVYALSATGDDAATALEPMIAASWPLATALSLLVWYVFAPMCLPTLATVRRETNSWRYALIMAAYLFGLAYVASFITYRIALALS, encoded by the coding sequence ATGAGCGCGGCGCTGTCCACCCCGCTGCGCGTTGCGCTGCTGGGCAATCCCAACTGCGGCAAGACCGCGCTGTTCAACCTGCTGACCGGCAGCCGTGCCAAGGTCGCCAACTATGCGGGCGTCACGGTGGAGCGCCGCGTCGGCCGCGTGCGCACGCCCTCGGGCCGGCGTGTCGATGTGCTGGACCTGCCGGGCGCCTACAGCCTGAACCCGCTGAGCGCGGACGAGGCGATTACCCGCGACATCGTCACCGGCCAGCGCGCCGGTGAGCCGCTGCCTGATCTGCTGGTGTGCGTTACCGACGCCACCAATTTGCGCCTAAACCTGCGCCTGGTGCTGGAGGCACGCAAGCTCGGCATTCCGATGCTGGTGGCGCTCAATATGAGCGACGAGGCGCGGCGCCAGGGGATCGTGGTCGACGCGCAGGCGCTGGGCCGTGAACTCGGCTTACCGGTGGTGGAGACCGTTGGCGTCAAGACCGATGGCGCGGCCGCGCTGGTGGCGGCGCTGGAATCGCACATGCCCGGCGTTGCCGGGCTCCCTGTGGAATGGAAGGCGCCGGCCTTTGACGAGGTGCTGGATACGCAGAAGGAAGTGCGCCGCATCCTCTCGGTCGCGGTGCGCGAGCCCGAGCGCGCCCTGCAGCGCGACGACGTGATCGACCGCGTGGTGCTGCACCCGCTGTGGGGCCTGGTGGTGCTGGCGGTGTTGCTGTTCCTGATGTTCCAGGCGGTGTTTACCTGGGCCGAGGTGCCGATGAACGCCATCGAAGGCGTCACCACTGCGGTGGGCGAATTCGTCAAGGCGCACCTGCCCGATGGCGTGCTGCAAAGCCTGCTGGTGGACGGCATCATTGCCGGCGTGGGCGGCGTGCTGGTGTTTTTGCCGCAGATACTGATCCTGTTCTTCTTCATCCTTGCGCTGGAGGATTCGGGCTACCTGCCGCGTGCAGCTTTCTTGCTGGACCGACTGATGGGCACGGTGGGCTTGTCGGGCCGCTCCTTCATCCCGCTGCTGTCGAGCTTTGCCTGCGCCATTCCGGGTGTGATGGCCACGCGCACCATCACCAACTGGCGCGACCGGCTGGTGACCATCATGATTGCGCCGCTCATGACCTGCTCGGCGCGGCTGCCGGTGTATGCGCTGTTGATTGCGGCTTTTGTGCCGGCGCGCAGCATTGGCATCTTCAATCTGCAGGGGCTGGTGCTGTTCGCGCTTTACCTGGGCGGCATTGTGTCGGCCATGGGCGTGGCCTGGGTGTTCAAGTGGCTGCGCGGTGGCGCGTCGCGGGCGCCGCTGATGATGGAGCTGCCGTCTTACCGCTGGCCGCATCCGCGCCAACTGGCTATTGGCCTGTGGGAGCGGGCGCGCATCTTCGTGCGGCGCGTGGGCACCATGATCCTGGCGCTGACGGTGCTGCTGTGGTTCTTTTCGTCCTTCCCGTCGCCGCCCGCTGGCGCCACCGGGCCGGCGATCCAGTACAGCCTGGCCGGCATGATCGGGCGCGCGCTGGAAGTGGTGTTTTCGCCGATCGGCTTCAACTGGCAGATCTGCATCGCACTGGTGCCGGGCCTGGCCGCGCGTGAAGTGGCTGTGGGCGCCTTGGGCACGGTCTATGCGCTGTCGGCCACGGGCGATGACGCCGCCACGGCGCTGGAGCCCATGATTGCGGCCAGTTGGCCCTTGGCCACGGCGCTGTCGCTGCTGGTCTGGTATGTGTTTGCGCCGATGTGCCTGCCCACGCTGGCCACGGTGCGGCGCGAGACCAATTCCTGGCGCTACGCGCTGATCATGGCGGCCTACCTGTTTGGGTTGGCCTATGTGGCGAGTTTCATCACCTACCGAATTGCGTTGGCACTGAGCTGA
- a CDS encoding FeoA family protein: protein MHLADLSRNVFATIVGLRQPVDTEQSELLLRLMEIGFVPGERVRVVAHGFPGREPLAVRLGHTTFALRVAEAELIEVELEGAP from the coding sequence ATGCATCTGGCCGATCTTTCCCGCAATGTGTTTGCGACCATCGTCGGCCTGCGCCAGCCCGTGGATACGGAGCAGTCGGAGTTGCTGCTGCGCCTGATGGAGATCGGTTTTGTGCCCGGAGAGCGGGTGCGGGTGGTGGCACATGGCTTTCCTGGGCGTGAGCCGTTGGCGGTGCGGCTGGGTCACACCACTTTTGCGCTGCGCGTGGCGGAAGCCGAGCTGATCGAAGTCGAACTGGAAGGTGCCCCATGA